One region of Deltaproteobacteria bacterium genomic DNA includes:
- a CDS encoding isochorismatase family protein, whose protein sequence is MNKALLIIDMLNDFILSGAPLEVPEARGIILNVKKEIEEARKNKEYIIYVCDSHTEDDKEFKIWPKHA, encoded by the coding sequence ATGAATAAAGCACTTTTGATTATAGATATGTTAAACGATTTTATCCTTTCGGGCGCACCATTAGAAGTCCCTGAAGCAAGAGGTATCATACTAAATGTAAAAAAAGAAATAGAGGAAGCAAGAAAAAACAAAGAATACATAATATATGTATGCGATTCTCATACAGAGGATGATAAAGAATTTAAAATCTGGCCTAAACATGC
- the ccsB gene encoding c-type cytochrome biogenesis protein CcsB, whose protein sequence is MDKLLSISTFIYLFTVWMFVVSLATKKRYTDNISRILFIIATIVELIYFIWRWIESYHLGFGHIPLTNAFESFVFFTLSIAFVTCILIKKIPSLAMLIISLVILGILSYLSISPFNKEIEPLIPALKSNWLAIHALTSFLSYAAFFLAFIGGAMLLIKSNEKKGSFFIGNISFSVCVGLMLSFLFMKVWHTKSSTFIILFVIFSVAIFLLVYLNKNKLQQLIPREKTLKDFTLGSIYIGFPFLSIGIITGSVWAKYAWGAYWSWDPKETWSLITWFVYIIFLHFKIRGKSNYTLAIMSIVGFVAVIITYIGVNFILPGLHSYGSG, encoded by the coding sequence GTGGATAAACTATTAAGCATATCTACTTTTATTTATTTGTTTACAGTATGGATGTTTGTCGTTTCTTTAGCCACAAAAAAAAGATATACTGACAATATTTCCCGCATTCTGTTTATCATAGCTACGATAGTAGAACTCATCTACTTTATCTGGCGGTGGATAGAAAGCTACCATCTGGGATTTGGACACATTCCTTTAACCAATGCATTTGAATCATTTGTTTTCTTCACATTATCTATAGCCTTTGTTACCTGCATACTCATCAAAAAGATTCCCTCTTTAGCCATGCTCATTATATCCCTGGTAATCCTGGGTATTTTGTCTTATCTCTCCATTTCTCCCTTCAACAAAGAGATAGAACCGCTTATTCCTGCCCTAAAGAGTAATTGGCTGGCCATTCACGCCCTGACTTCTTTCCTGAGTTATGCCGCTTTTTTCTTAGCCTTTATCGGAGGCGCAATGCTCTTGATAAAGTCAAATGAGAAAAAAGGTTCCTTTTTCATTGGAAATATTTCTTTTTCAGTATGTGTAGGATTGATGCTTAGTTTTCTTTTCATGAAGGTCTGGCACACTAAATCAAGTACTTTTATAATATTATTTGTCATCTTCTCTGTAGCAATCTTTTTGTTGGTTTATCTCAACAAAAACAAACTACAGCAACTCATTCCGCGGGAGAAAACACTCAAAGATTTCACACTTGGCAGTATATACATCGGCTTTCCATTTTTATCCATAGGTATCATTACCGGCTCCGTTTGGGCAAAATACGCCTGGGGTGCTTATTGGAGCTGGGATCCTAAAGAAACATGGTCTCTCATCACCTGGTTCGTCTATATAATTTTCCTCCATTTTAAAATTAGAGGAAAAAGTAATTACACATTGGCTATCATGTCCATTGTAGGATTTGTCGCTGTTATTATCACCTATATCGGTGTAAATTTTATTCTCCCCGGCCTCCACAGTTATGGTTCGGGTTAA
- a CDS encoding aspartate kinase: protein MALVVQKYGGTSVANIERVRNVSNHIKESKGEGNDVVVVISAIAGETDRLVDLAHSLSLHPAEREMDLLLSSGERISSALMAIRLNEIGCKAIALTGRQSGILTDNIHLKARIMHIDKDKVMHYLKDGYVVVIAGFQGINEKGEVTTLGRGGSDTSAVAVAASLNADICEIYTDVDGIFTADPRIVNNAQKIDRINYDEVMELSSLGAKVLQIRSVELGKKYKVPIKVLSSFTYEPGTLIDDGGKMEEVIVSGVVSDKNQARLTITRVPDKQGIAAQVFETIASKNIVVDMIVQNVSEEGFTDISFTVPKDDADDALKATDEVSRKIGGGRVTLNKDVSKVSIVGVGMRSHWGIAARMFRTLAKEGINIRMISTSEIKISCVIDEKYTELAVRALHRDFNLSKGNKG from the coding sequence ATGGCTTTAGTTGTACAGAAATATGGGGGGACATCAGTAGCTAATATAGAACGGGTAAGAAATGTATCCAATCATATAAAAGAAAGCAAGGGAGAGGGAAATGATGTAGTGGTGGTTATCTCTGCTATAGCTGGAGAAACGGATAGGTTAGTTGATCTGGCTCACAGCTTGTCTTTACATCCAGCAGAGAGAGAAATGGACCTGCTTCTTTCCAGCGGAGAAAGAATCTCCAGTGCCTTGATGGCCATCAGATTAAATGAGATAGGATGTAAAGCAATAGCTTTAACGGGCAGGCAAAGTGGTATTTTGACCGACAACATTCACCTGAAGGCGAGAATAATGCATATAGATAAAGATAAAGTTATGCATTATTTGAAGGACGGATATGTAGTGGTGATAGCCGGTTTTCAAGGTATCAATGAGAAGGGTGAGGTGACTACATTGGGAAGGGGTGGTTCTGATACATCGGCAGTAGCCGTGGCGGCATCCCTTAATGCGGATATATGTGAGATATATACAGATGTGGATGGAATTTTCACAGCAGATCCAAGAATTGTTAATAATGCACAGAAAATAGACAGAATCAATTACGATGAGGTAATGGAACTGTCAAGTTTGGGGGCTAAAGTTTTACAAATAAGATCGGTAGAATTGGGGAAAAAATATAAGGTTCCAATAAAGGTTTTATCCAGTTTTACATATGAGCCGGGAACATTAATAGATGATGGAGGAAAAATGGAAGAAGTGATTGTCTCTGGAGTTGTAAGCGATAAGAACCAGGCTCGCTTGACAATAACCAGAGTGCCCGACAAGCAGGGTATAGCGGCTCAAGTTTTTGAAACAATAGCGTCTAAAAATATTGTGGTGGATATGATTGTACAGAATGTAAGTGAAGAGGGTTTTACTGATATATCATTTACAGTGCCAAAAGATGATGCAGACGATGCATTGAAGGCAACAGATGAAGTTTCAAGGAAAATTGGAGGGGGAAGGGTTACATTAAACAAAGATGTGAGCAAAGTTTCTATAGTTGGTGTAGGGATGAGAAGTCACTGGGGTATAGCGGCCCGGATGTTTCGTACGCTGGCTAAAGAAGGCATAAATATAAGGATGATCAGCACATCTGAGATTAAGATTTCCTGTGTTATTGATGAGAAATATACAGAATTAGCGGTGAGGGCATTGCATAGAGATTTTAATTTAAGTAAAGGAAACAAAGGATAG
- a CDS encoding citramalate synthase, with translation MMNEVKLFDTTLRDGTQGEKVSLLVQNKLKITELLDDMGIHYIEGGWPGSNPKDEEYFLQVKKLNLKQTKITAFGSTRRAKLKPEDDPNIQALVESEVPAIAIFGKTWDLHVIDALKIDLEKNLEIIFDSVKYLKNYTDELFYDAEHTFDGYKGNPEYALKTIQAAVEGGADNIVLCDTNGGTITWELEKIIEEIKQKFPGVPLGIHAHNDSGLATANTLASVKCGITQVQGTFNGYGERCANADLTSVIPNLKLKMNIDCISNENLKKITLVSKKIDEIFNLPHNSRLPYVGDSAFAHKGGIHVSAVLRNPQCYEHVNPELVGNRRRALISDLSGMSNIVYKAREMGIEIDKDTVAGKKTLEEIKKLENQGFYFETADASFELMLLRNKGEVRDYFELLSYRVIDGRKKVEDITAIEATVMVRVGKEIEHTASVGNGPVNALDYALRKALLRFYPSLEALKLLDYKVRILLGEKGTAATVRVLITSGDEKDTWETVGVATDIIDASRQALIDAVVYKLMKDDGLVSISSKK, from the coding sequence ATTATGAACGAGGTGAAGCTATTTGATACGACATTGCGTGATGGTACACAAGGAGAAAAGGTAAGTTTACTGGTGCAGAATAAATTAAAAATAACAGAGTTGCTGGATGATATGGGTATTCATTATATCGAAGGGGGGTGGCCAGGTTCAAATCCAAAGGACGAAGAATACTTCCTTCAAGTAAAAAAACTAAATCTAAAACAAACCAAGATTACCGCTTTCGGTAGTACGAGGAGGGCAAAATTAAAGCCGGAAGATGATCCCAATATTCAAGCTTTGGTTGAATCAGAGGTCCCTGCTATTGCTATTTTTGGAAAAACATGGGACCTGCATGTTATAGACGCACTGAAGATTGATCTGGAAAAGAATTTAGAGATTATCTTTGACTCTGTAAAATATCTAAAGAATTATACCGATGAGTTGTTTTATGATGCAGAGCATACCTTTGATGGCTATAAGGGAAATCCGGAGTATGCCTTGAAAACTATACAAGCGGCTGTTGAGGGAGGAGCAGACAACATAGTTTTATGTGACACAAACGGGGGAACAATAACCTGGGAATTGGAGAAGATAATAGAGGAAATCAAGCAAAAATTTCCCGGCGTTCCTCTCGGTATACATGCACATAATGACTCGGGACTGGCAACTGCAAACACCCTTGCCTCTGTAAAGTGTGGCATAACGCAGGTTCAAGGAACATTCAATGGTTATGGAGAAAGATGTGCCAATGCTGATCTTACCTCTGTTATACCCAATCTCAAGTTGAAGATGAATATTGATTGCATAAGTAATGAAAACTTAAAAAAGATCACACTTGTTTCTAAGAAGATTGATGAGATATTCAATCTTCCTCACAACAGTCGCCTGCCCTATGTAGGAGACAGTGCTTTTGCACATAAAGGCGGCATACATGTGAGCGCTGTTTTGAGAAACCCACAGTGTTATGAGCATGTAAATCCTGAGTTGGTAGGCAATAGAAGACGGGCGCTTATTTCCGATCTTTCTGGAATGAGTAATATTGTATATAAAGCGAGGGAGATGGGCATCGAGATAGATAAAGATACGGTGGCAGGTAAAAAAACATTAGAAGAGATAAAAAAATTGGAGAATCAGGGTTTCTATTTTGAAACAGCAGATGCTTCTTTTGAGCTTATGCTGTTAAGAAATAAAGGAGAGGTTCGTGATTATTTCGAGCTTCTATCCTATCGTGTTATTGATGGAAGAAAAAAAGTGGAGGATATTACAGCTATTGAAGCTACAGTGATGGTAAGAGTGGGTAAAGAAATAGAACATACTGCATCTGTGGGTAACGGTCCAGTAAATGCCCTGGATTATGCCCTGAGAAAAGCATTGCTGAGATTCTATCCATCATTAGAGGCACTGAAACTTTTAGATTATAAGGTGAGAATACTGTTGGGAGAAAAAGGCACAGCAGCTACGGTAAGGGTTTTGATTACATCAGGAGATGAAAAA